One genomic region from Gossypium hirsutum isolate 1008001.06 chromosome D13, Gossypium_hirsutum_v2.1, whole genome shotgun sequence encodes:
- the LOC107918420 gene encoding root phototropism protein 3 encodes MWESETESVRGKEFGNGFFSSTKHGFNTDGFQLKGQSWYVATDIPNDLLIQVGDINFHLHKYPLLSRSGKMNRLIYDSKDPDLKRIVFEDLPGGSEAFELAAKFCYGLAVDLTAGNVSGLRCAAEYLEMTEDLEEGNLVFKTEAFLSYVVLSSWRDSIVVLKSCEKLSPWAENLQIARRCSESIAWKACANPKGIKWAYTGKPSNVSSPKWNDLKDSSPSRNQHVPPDWWFEDVSILRIDHFVRVITAIKVKGMRFELIGAAIMHYAAKWLPCLIQDGELQADEMSISSHSNSWKGGFHMIIPGTKDDNLSIQAKDQRTIVESLISIVPPQKDSVSCGFLLRLLRAANMLKVAPALVTELEKRVGMQLEQATLADLLIPNYNKSETSYDVDLVQRLLEHFLVQEQTDSSSPSRRSFSDKQMYEGTHRGNNLNPKSRVARLVDSYLTEVSRDRNLLMTKFQVLAEALPESARTCDDGLYRAIDSYLKAHPTLSEHERKRLCCVMDCQKLSVDACIHAAQNERLPLRVVVQVLFSEQVKISNTLANAITLKDPAETRYQPLITNRKTLLEGTPQSFQEGWVTAKKDINTLKFELDGVKSKHVELQKEMENLQRQFEKMSKPKPTSAWSSGWKKLGKLTKMTTVENHDIGPQISTTIEHVRKPPRRWRNSIS; translated from the exons ATGTGGGAATCCGAGACTGAGTCTGTTAGAGGGAAAGAATTCGGGAATGGATTCTTTAGCTCCACCAAACATGGCTTCAACACTGATGGATTTCAGCTTAAGGGCCAGTCCTG GTACGTTGCCACTGATATTCCAAATGACCTTCTAATTCAAGTCGGAGATATTAATTTCCACTTGCATAAG TATCCTCTGCTTTCTCGAAGTGGGAAAATGAATAGGCTTATCTACGATTCAAAAGACCCAGACCTCAAAAGAATTGTTTTCGAAGATCTTCCAGGAGGGTCCGAGGCTTTTGAGCTAGCAGCCAAATTCTGCTATGGACTTGCAGTGGATTTAACAGCAGGGAATGTATCTGGTCTCAGATGTGCTGCCGAGTATCTTGAAATGACTGAGGATTTGGAAGAAGGCAATCTCGTATTCAAAACCGAAGCGTTTCTTAGCTATGTAGTGTTATCTTCATGGAGAGACTCCATTGTTGTGCTGAAAAGCTGCGAGAAGCTCTCACCATGGGCTGAGAACCTTCAAATCGCAAGAAGGTGCAGCGAGTCGATAGCTTGGAAGGCTTGTGCCAATCCGAAAGGCATCAAGTGGGCATACACTGGGAAACCAAGTAATGTTTCAAGCCCCAAATGGAATGATTTGAAGGATTCAAGCCCCAGTAGGAACCAGCATGTTCCTCCTGATTGGTGGTTCGAAGATGTTTCGATCCTCAGGATCGATCATTTCGTGCGAGTGATTACTGCAATCAAAGTGAAAGGGATGAGATTTGAGTTGATTGGGGCAGCAATTATGCACTATGCTGCCAAATGGCTTCCATGTTTGATTCAAGATGGTGAGCTCCAAGCAGATGAAATGAGCATAAGCAGCCATAGTAATAGCTGGAAAGGTGGATTCCATATGATCATTCCCGGAACTAAAGATGACAATCTCTCGATTCAAGCCAAGGATCAACGGACCATTGTTGAAAGCCTCATCAGTATCGTACCACCGCAAAAAGACAGTGTGTCGTGCGGCTTCCTTCTCCGGCTTTTGCGGGCGGCAAACATGTTGAAAGTGGCACCGGCTTTGGTGACCGAGTTGGAAAAGCGAGTCGGGATGCAATTAGAACAGGCAACATTGGCTGATCTTCTCATTCCTAATTACAACAAAAGTGAGACATCGTACGATGTGGACCTCGTCCAGAGGCTGTTGGAGCATTTCCTTGTCCAGGAACAGACGGACAGTTCGAGTCCGAGTCGACGGTCTTTTTCGGACAAACAGATGTACGAAGGAACACATAGGGGAAATAATCTGAACCCAAAAAGCCGAGTGGCAAGGCTAGTTGATAGTTATCTCACAGAGGTTTCTAGAGATAGAAACCTGTTGATGACAAAATTTCAGGTACTGGCTGAAGCTTTGCCCGAGTCTGCAAGGACCTGTGATGATGGGCTTTATCGAGCAATTGATTCCTATCTTAAG GCCCATCCGACACTTTCGGAGCACGAAAGGAAGCGACTCTGCTGTGTAATGGACTGCCAAAAGCTCTCCGTTGATGCCTGCATCCACGCAGCTCAAAATGAAAGGCTCCCGCTGCGGGTGGTGGTTCAGGTACTCTTCTCGGAGCAAGTGAAAATCAGCAACACGTTGGCCAACGCCATCACGCTCAAAGACCCTGCAGAAACTCGGTACCAGCCATTGATAACCAACCGCAAGACCTTGCTTGAAGGAACGCCGCAATCGTTCCAAGAAGGTTGGGTCACAGCAAAGAAAGACATCAACACGCTCAAGTTTGAGCTGGATGGCGTGAAGTCAAAGCACGTCGAGCTCCAAAAGGAGATGGAGAACTTGCAACGACAATTCGAAAAGATGTCAAAGCCGAAACCGACGTCTGCGTGGAGCAGTGGGTGGAAGAAACTTGGTAAACTTACTAAGATGACAACCGTGGAAAACCATGACATTGGACCTCAGATCTCAACTACAATTGAACATGTTAGAAAACCGCCTAGAAGATGGAGAAATtcaatttcatga
- the LOC107919619 gene encoding protein PELPK1: protein MGYFNCFALGFFMALSFASIDVGVAACHLQQLPPMPTLPTTTLPLFPSIPNLPQPSIPSFPRPGALPPLPTTLPSVPRATLPPLPSMPSVPTIPTTIPSIPFFSPPPSPSSSP, encoded by the coding sequence ATGGGTTATTTCAATTGCTTTGCTTTGGGATTCTTCATGGCTTTGTCGTTTGCAAGCATTGATGTTGGGGTTGCAGCTTGTCACCTTCAGCAACTACCTCCAATGCCAACATTGCCTACAACCACACTCCCACTATTCCCATCTATCCCTAATCTCCCACAGCCATCCATACCATCTTTCCCAAGGCCTGGGGCGCTTCCTCCACTTCCTACAACATTGCCAAGTGTTCCAAGGGCCACACTGCCTCCTCTGCCAAGCATGCCTTCAGTCCCTACAATCCCAACTACAATTCCCTCTATTCCTTTCTTTTCTCCACCACCTTCTCCTTCTTCTAGTCCATAA